A part of Vulcanisaeta moutnovskia 768-28 genomic DNA contains:
- the trxB gene encoding thioredoxin-disulfide reductase — MSSTFKISVTKMDFGVSEELTGKVYDTIIIGGGPAGLSAAIYAARYGMSTIIITEEIGGQVGKSGWVENYLGYTRIMGPDLVTKFEEHVKYYNVPIIIDSVENVERDGELFKVYTLNGDEYTGRTIIIAVGEKKRKLNVPGEDAFNGRGVSYCAPCDAPLFKGKVVAVVGGGDSAASAALLLTEYASKVYLIHRRNQLRAQKYYQDLLLKNPKIEIIWNAVVKELQGDKLLRKAVLQRVDTKEIFELPLDGLFVEIGAEPPIELFKRIGLELSQDGYIKVNHLMETGILGIYAAGDCIDLTPRDFRQIVVAAGQGALAAYSAYNYIIRKYGFNRR; from the coding sequence ATGAGCAGCACCTTCAAGATCTCAGTCACTAAGATGGATTTTGGAGTTAGTGAAGAATTGACTGGAAAGGTTTATGATACTATAATAATTGGCGGAGGCCCTGCAGGCTTATCAGCAGCGATTTATGCGGCTAGGTATGGAATGAGCACCATAATAATTACGGAGGAAATAGGCGGGCAGGTTGGTAAGTCTGGCTGGGTTGAGAATTACCTCGGCTATACAAGGATAATGGGTCCTGACCTAGTGACTAAATTTGAGGAACACGTTAAGTACTACAATGTGCCGATAATTATTGATTCTGTGGAGAATGTGGAGAGGGATGGCGAATTATTCAAGGTTTATACTCTAAATGGAGATGAGTATACGGGTAGAACCATAATAATCGCTGTTGGTGAGAAGAAGAGGAAGCTTAACGTGCCTGGTGAAGATGCATTCAATGGTAGGGGCGTTAGTTATTGCGCCCCCTGTGATGCACCATTATTTAAGGGTAAGGTTGTCGCTGTGGTTGGTGGTGGTGATTCAGCTGCGTCAGCAGCACTATTACTAACTGAGTATGCCAGTAAGGTTTACCTGATACACAGAAGGAACCAATTAAGGGCACAGAAGTATTACCAGGATTTACTGCTTAAGAATCCGAAGATAGAGATCATTTGGAATGCCGTTGTTAAGGAATTGCAGGGCGATAAGTTACTCAGAAAGGCAGTGCTACAAAGAGTAGATACTAAGGAGATCTTTGAGTTGCCATTGGATGGATTATTTGTCGAAATAGGCGCAGAGCCGCCTATTGAGTTGTTTAAGAGGATAGGTCTTGAACTTTCACAGGATGGTTACATAAAGGTTAATCACCTAATGGAAACAGGCATACTAGGTATTTATGCGGCTGGTGACTGCATTGACTTAACGCCAAGGGACTTTAGGCAAATCGTGGTAGCCGCTGGTCAAGGCGCCCTAGCAGCTTACTCAGCCTATAACTACATAATTAGGAAGTACGGGTTTAACAGACGTTAA
- a CDS encoding NAD(P)/FAD-dependent oxidoreductase, whose translation MSSVKKKVIIIGGGTGGAMLANRLPRDEFEVTIIDRQPYNYFWPWLLYIAFRGSRRPIKREIRSVLKHWVNFIQSDVRVINLKDKYVELESGKRLDYDYVVIATGATVDYSRVPGLDKVTEMYGNYHSNEENAWRVWQTLNSMREGTLAVILAPGAYRCPPSPLEGTFLAEEFFRRRGLRDKVRIVFATFYPRPYPAEPINELIEPLLKERGIDYITFYTLDHIDPEKRVAYSMEGEELKFDAAIVIPPHVGVDIKYVPDDVLDSDRFVQADKFTNMIKGFDDAFVIGDASALPVAKTGVTAHLQADVVARILQGEDAHNTGRTNCPFDVGYGLGTFVISDFNNSTIKYPINRINHLFKVAFAAAYWDIILYPELWDSIFEAYFEATEPAKLRYLYR comes from the coding sequence ATGTCCTCCGTTAAAAAGAAGGTCATTATTATTGGTGGCGGTACTGGCGGCGCAATGCTTGCCAATAGGCTTCCTAGGGATGAGTTTGAGGTTACCATTATTGATAGGCAACCCTATAATTACTTCTGGCCCTGGCTGCTGTACATAGCGTTCAGAGGTTCTAGGAGACCCATTAAGCGTGAAATACGTTCAGTACTTAAACACTGGGTCAACTTTATTCAGTCGGATGTTAGAGTTATTAATCTCAAGGATAAGTACGTAGAGCTTGAAAGTGGGAAAAGACTGGATTATGACTATGTTGTGATAGCCACCGGAGCTACTGTGGATTACTCGAGAGTTCCTGGTCTCGATAAGGTCACAGAGATGTACGGTAATTACCACAGCAATGAGGAGAATGCCTGGAGGGTTTGGCAGACGCTGAATAGTATGAGGGAGGGTACATTAGCGGTCATACTGGCCCCAGGTGCATATCGATGCCCACCAAGCCCGTTGGAGGGTACATTCCTTGCCGAGGAATTCTTCAGGAGGAGAGGTTTAAGGGACAAGGTGAGGATTGTCTTTGCCACTTTCTACCCAAGGCCTTACCCGGCAGAGCCAATAAACGAGTTGATAGAGCCACTACTTAAGGAAAGAGGTATTGATTACATAACCTTCTACACACTTGACCATATAGACCCTGAGAAGAGGGTTGCCTACTCAATGGAAGGTGAGGAGCTTAAGTTCGACGCTGCGATAGTCATACCGCCGCATGTCGGTGTTGATATTAAGTATGTACCTGATGACGTACTTGATAGCGATAGGTTCGTCCAAGCTGACAAGTTCACGAATATGATCAAGGGGTTTGATGATGCATTCGTGATTGGTGATGCCTCAGCACTGCCGGTGGCTAAGACTGGAGTTACTGCTCATCTACAGGCTGATGTTGTTGCTAGGATACTTCAGGGTGAGGATGCCCACAATACTGGGCGTACTAACTGCCCATTTGATGTTGGTTATGGTCTTGGTACATTCGTAATAAGTGATTTCAATAACTCGACTATTAAGTATCCGATAAATAGAATTAATCACTTATTTAAGGTAGCCTTTGCGGCAGCTTATTGGGACATAATACTATATCCAGAGCTCTGGGATTCCATATTCGAGGCTTATTTTGAGGCAACGGAACCCGCGAAACTACGTTATCTGTATAGGTGA
- a CDS encoding sulfurtransferase TusA family protein translates to MVMSQGNKILVDARGIACPGPITEVVKAYRNAKNGDVIEIWATDPGFEPDIKAWIQRTGNQLLDLRKEPDKIVAVIRVTAKK, encoded by the coding sequence ATGGTAATGAGCCAGGGTAATAAGATACTCGTCGACGCAAGGGGCATTGCTTGTCCCGGGCCAATTACTGAGGTTGTTAAGGCATATAGGAATGCGAAGAATGGCGACGTGATTGAGATATGGGCCACGGATCCAGGATTCGAACCAGACATAAAGGCATGGATTCAGAGAACTGGTAACCAACTCCTGGATCTCAGGAAGGAGCCTGATAAAATAGTCGCGGTAATTAGGGTAACGGCAAAGAAGTGA
- a CDS encoding DsrE/DsrF/DrsH-like family protein — translation MSSGKDKISMIVFSGTEDKLIPVGVISQAAAALGYEVNIFFTGWAMFKLLKNPTPPVWPREFEQFVPRLQEGMAKIKAPTWLDMLREAKNMGAKVYVCSMMSSAAGLKKEDFDPSLVDDVVGVTTFLEMAKGGQVLFI, via the coding sequence ATGAGCTCGGGTAAGGATAAAATAAGCATGATCGTGTTCTCGGGGACTGAGGACAAGTTAATACCGGTCGGTGTGATTTCGCAGGCGGCTGCGGCGCTTGGTTACGAGGTAAATATCTTCTTCACTGGATGGGCAATGTTTAAGCTACTGAAGAACCCAACACCACCCGTTTGGCCTAGGGAGTTTGAGCAGTTCGTGCCTAGGCTTCAGGAGGGTATGGCTAAGATAAAGGCGCCTACATGGCTCGACATGCTCAGGGAAGCCAAGAACATGGGTGCTAAGGTGTATGTGTGCTCAATGATGTCGTCGGCCGCCGGCCTTAAGAAGGAGGACTTTGACCCATCGCTGGTTGATGATGTCGTTGGTGTAACAACCTTCCTAGAAATGGCCAAGGGAGGGCAGGTATTATTCATATGA
- a CDS encoding NAD(P)/FAD-dependent oxidoreductase, protein MMYDVAIIGGGPAGLFAAYEIVENTRDTSVVLVDKGYMPRQRHCPLANIGKCVCVPCHITHGIGGAGLFSSGIINLRPDIGGDLQEILNSWDAANLLIDYIDRIFLKFGSPQDRVFEPRGSAFEEYQRSLARVGAQLVPIRQRHIGTDGSIRVIENFASYLTEAGVKFIIGTAVERIERGNGFFSLKTKRGIIEARTVLMAPGRAGAEWFRDEARRLGIELMPNPLDVGVRVEVPKYVMDPITSLYMDPKVIMYTKSHDDKVRTFCVNPGGFVVMERYDDGTVGVNGETYVDRNSNNTNFALLTSIRLTDPMEDTIEYGKSIARLATKLGGGKPIIQRLGDLEDGRRSTWDRVRRNVIEPTLKFVTPGDIGMALPHRVLDNLMEFLHKVDNVIPGLASKYTLLYAPEIKYYSMRAITNKSMETTVDGIFAAGDGAGLSRGINVAAATGVLAAWGILMRLGKDVKNELINKIK, encoded by the coding sequence ATGATGTATGATGTGGCGATAATTGGAGGTGGACCTGCAGGTTTATTTGCGGCTTATGAGATTGTAGAAAACACTAGGGATACAAGCGTTGTGTTGGTTGATAAAGGCTACATGCCTAGGCAAAGGCATTGTCCATTGGCTAATATTGGTAAGTGTGTCTGTGTGCCTTGTCACATAACTCATGGTATTGGTGGCGCTGGGCTCTTCAGTAGTGGTATTATTAACCTAAGGCCTGACATTGGTGGTGATCTTCAGGAAATCCTCAATAGTTGGGATGCAGCTAACCTACTCATTGATTACATTGATAGGATCTTCCTAAAGTTTGGGTCGCCGCAGGATAGGGTTTTTGAGCCTAGGGGGTCTGCATTCGAGGAGTACCAGAGATCACTGGCTCGTGTTGGTGCCCAGCTCGTGCCCATTAGGCAGAGGCACATTGGTACTGACGGTTCTATAAGAGTTATTGAAAACTTCGCTTCATACTTAACAGAGGCCGGAGTTAAGTTCATTATTGGTACTGCGGTTGAGCGTATAGAGCGAGGTAATGGGTTCTTCTCGTTAAAGACTAAGAGAGGAATTATTGAGGCTAGGACGGTACTAATGGCACCAGGCAGGGCTGGAGCTGAGTGGTTTAGGGATGAGGCGAGAAGGCTAGGCATTGAGTTAATGCCTAATCCACTCGATGTTGGTGTTAGGGTTGAGGTTCCTAAGTACGTTATGGACCCAATAACTAGCCTGTATATGGATCCAAAGGTTATTATGTATACGAAATCTCATGATGATAAGGTTAGAACATTCTGCGTTAATCCAGGGGGTTTTGTGGTCATGGAGAGATATGATGATGGTACGGTTGGTGTTAATGGGGAGACATACGTAGATAGGAATAGCAATAACACTAACTTTGCATTATTAACTTCGATTAGGCTTACGGATCCCATGGAGGATACGATAGAGTATGGTAAGTCAATTGCTAGGTTGGCTACGAAGTTAGGTGGTGGTAAGCCAATAATTCAGAGGCTTGGTGATCTTGAAGATGGTAGGAGGTCTACGTGGGATAGGGTCAGGAGGAATGTTATTGAGCCAACGCTTAAGTTTGTAACACCAGGTGACATAGGGATGGCATTACCACATAGGGTTCTCGATAATTTAATGGAGTTCCTACACAAGGTGGATAATGTAATACCTGGACTCGCCTCAAAATACACATTGCTCTACGCACCAGAGATTAAGTACTATAGTATGAGAGCCATTACTAATAAATCCATGGAAACCACAGTCGATGGAATATTCGCAGCCGGTGATGGTGCTGGTTTATCAAGGGGCATAAATGTAGCTGCAGCCACGGGCGTCTTGGCTGCGTGGGGAATATTGATGAGGTTAGGTAAGGATGTTAAAAATGAGCTCATAAATAAAATTAAATAA
- a CDS encoding adenylosuccinate synthetase, with the protein MPLTVVVGGWFGDEGKGKVVSYLGLVDKPSICVRTGSINAGHTVNYGGKSWKLRIIPSCFINTSTRLMIAPGALLKIDVLFREIEETGSRGRVWVDANAGVIEDRHVESERSNEYLMKVIGSTGQGVGAAMVDRVLRVLKTAKEFPELRDLITDVSKEVNEELDRDGNVIIEGTQGTFLSLYHGTYPFVTSRDTTAAGVISEVGVSPRLVGDIILVFKAYVTRVGAGELPGELSMDEVVTRGWAERGTVTGRPRRAAPFNIDLARRAIMLNRPTQIAITKFDALFPSIRGRRRWDDLPVEARRWIESVSEALKVPVTLVGTGEDSMDMIDMRREVVGP; encoded by the coding sequence GTGCCACTAACAGTAGTTGTTGGTGGATGGTTTGGCGATGAGGGCAAGGGTAAGGTAGTGTCTTACTTAGGTCTCGTGGATAAACCAAGCATTTGCGTTAGGACTGGTTCTATAAATGCTGGTCATACCGTAAATTACGGCGGGAAGTCCTGGAAGCTTAGGATTATACCTTCATGCTTCATTAATACATCGACCAGGCTCATGATAGCGCCAGGCGCATTGCTTAAGATTGATGTTTTGTTCAGGGAGATCGAGGAGACAGGTAGTAGGGGTAGGGTTTGGGTTGACGCTAATGCAGGCGTCATTGAGGATAGGCACGTGGAGAGTGAGAGGAGTAATGAGTATTTAATGAAGGTCATTGGTTCAACTGGTCAGGGCGTGGGTGCGGCAATGGTTGATAGGGTGTTGAGGGTTTTGAAGACAGCCAAGGAGTTTCCTGAGCTTAGGGACTTAATAACTGACGTTAGTAAGGAGGTTAATGAGGAGTTGGATAGGGATGGTAATGTAATTATTGAGGGTACTCAGGGAACTTTCCTAAGTCTTTATCATGGTACTTATCCATTCGTGACTTCGAGGGATACCACGGCCGCAGGCGTGATTAGTGAGGTTGGGGTTAGTCCAAGGCTTGTTGGTGATATTATACTCGTGTTTAAGGCCTATGTGACTAGGGTAGGTGCTGGTGAATTACCTGGTGAGTTAAGTATGGATGAGGTGGTCACGAGGGGCTGGGCTGAGAGGGGTACAGTCACTGGTAGGCCAAGACGCGCTGCGCCATTTAATATTGACTTAGCCAGGAGGGCTATAATGCTAAATAGACCAACTCAGATAGCCATAACAAAGTTTGACGCATTATTTCCAAGTATTCGTGGAAGGAGGAGGTGGGATGACCTACCAGTTGAGGCTAGGAGGTGGATTGAGAGCGTTAGTGAGGCTCTGAAGGTACCGGTTACGTTAGTAGGGACTGGCGAGGATTCCATGGACATGATTGACATGCGCCGTGAGGTGGTTGGGCCATGA
- the purB gene encoding adenylosuccinate lyase: MDYISPLDDRYYDELRDYAAVISEKAFVKYRLRVEILYLNFVVNVLSRVGLVKPLTKEEKERLLSLKFSDDDYERFKEIESKLGHDVKAIEYLFREKLSGVGLVRITHLTHLGLTSEDVNNLALGILVRIATYNYLMPELTNLLSTLVTLMERYASLPMLGRTHGQPATPTTLGKEIAYHACRLTHWFSVIADIKLQGKVSGATGSMASFSMISRDIDWIDELNRFVRGLGFEPALVTTQILPPDSLSQLLTSIGLMSQALINLAQDLWIYNMLGYVHVRGKPIGSSTMPHKVNPVDLENAEGNLKLGSSILMEISRHIQVSRLQRDLSDSTIKRNIGLGVAHVILGVRRLNAVLSSIDVDEDTISKDLNDHWEVLSEAVQVRLRALGMADAYERALTIFRVSRMGAEDYERALGELGVNDDTLRGLSPGKYIGYARELTMNCVSQCKYVLDIIKSRVNYEINTMKSLGFLEQ; encoded by the coding sequence GTGGATTATATATCACCACTGGATGATAGGTATTACGATGAATTGAGGGATTACGCGGCAGTGATTTCCGAAAAGGCATTCGTGAAGTATAGATTGAGGGTTGAGATTCTATACCTTAACTTCGTAGTTAATGTACTAAGTAGGGTAGGTCTAGTGAAGCCATTGACTAAAGAGGAGAAGGAAAGATTACTTTCATTGAAGTTTAGTGATGATGATTACGAGAGGTTTAAGGAAATAGAGAGTAAACTCGGTCACGATGTTAAGGCAATTGAGTACCTGTTCAGGGAGAAATTAAGTGGCGTTGGTCTCGTTAGGATAACCCATTTAACGCACCTTGGATTGACCTCTGAGGATGTGAATAACTTGGCTCTTGGAATCCTCGTTAGAATTGCCACGTACAATTACTTAATGCCTGAACTAACTAATTTATTAAGTACGTTGGTTACTCTAATGGAGAGGTACGCCAGTTTACCAATGCTTGGGAGGACTCATGGACAGCCAGCAACACCGACAACCCTTGGTAAGGAGATTGCATACCACGCCTGCAGGTTAACCCACTGGTTTAGCGTGATTGCTGACATTAAGTTGCAGGGTAAGGTTTCAGGAGCCACTGGTTCAATGGCGAGCTTCTCAATGATTAGTAGAGATATTGATTGGATTGACGAGTTGAACAGATTCGTTAGAGGACTTGGTTTCGAACCTGCGCTGGTCACAACGCAAATACTGCCCCCTGACTCACTGTCTCAATTGTTAACGTCCATTGGCCTAATGTCTCAGGCACTTATTAATCTCGCCCAGGACCTATGGATCTATAATATGCTTGGTTATGTACATGTCCGTGGTAAACCAATAGGCTCATCCACAATGCCCCATAAGGTAAACCCGGTGGATCTGGAGAATGCTGAGGGTAATCTAAAGCTTGGTTCTTCAATCCTCATGGAGATAAGTAGGCATATCCAAGTGAGTAGGCTTCAGAGAGACTTAAGTGATTCAACTATTAAGAGGAATATTGGGCTTGGCGTTGCCCACGTGATCCTTGGGGTAAGGAGACTGAATGCCGTATTGAGTAGTATTGATGTTGATGAGGATACTATAAGCAAGGACTTGAATGATCATTGGGAGGTACTTAGTGAAGCTGTTCAGGTTAGGCTTAGGGCGTTGGGTATGGCTGATGCCTATGAAAGGGCATTAACAATATTCAGGGTATCCAGGATGGGTGCAGAGGATTATGAGAGGGCGCTGGGTGAATTGGGTGTTAATGATGATACCCTGCGTGGACTGAGCCCGGGTAAATACATTGGTTATGCCAGGGAGTTAACTATGAACTGCGTGAGCCAGTGTAAATACGTGCTGGATATAATTAAGTCTAGGGTAAATTATGAGATTAATACCATGAAATCCCTCGGATTCCTTGAGCAGTAA